CACCAAGCAGGCGATCCGGCAGACCTATCACTACGGCGCCGATGTCTGCTACATCTGCGAGGATCCGCTGCTGGCGGATTACCGCAACGAGCCCTTCACCCAGGCGATGACCGATCTGGTCAACAAGTACCAGCCCGAGATCCTGCTTCTGGGCGCGACGCCTCTGGGGCGCGACCTGGCGGGCTCGGTCGCGACCACGCTTCAGACCGGTCTGACGGCGGATGCGACCGAGCTGAAGATCGCCGATGACAAGTCGCTGGCCGCGACCCGGCCCACCTTCGGCGGCACGCTTCTGTGCACCATCCACACGCTGAACCACCGCCCGCAGATGGCGACGGTGCGACCGCGGGTGATGGCGATGCCCGAACCCGATACCTCGCGCTCGGGGCGGATGGTCTGGCATTCGCTCAGGATGCAGGAGGACGACATCGTCACCAAGGTGCTCGAATTCGTCTCGGACGCCCAGGTCGAGAAGGCCAACCTCGCCTATGCCGATATCGTCGTCGCGGGCGGGCTGGGGCTGCAACAGCCGCAGAACCTGGCGCTGGTGCAGCGGCTGGCCGAGGTGCTGGGCGCCGAATGGGGCGTCTCGCGGCCGCTGGTGCAGAAGGGCTGGGCCCCGGCCGAACGCCAGATCGGCCAGACCGGCAACACCATCCGGCCCAAGCTTTACATCGCCGCCGGGATCTCGGGCGCGATCCAGCACCGGGTCGGGGTCGAGGGGGCGGATCTGATCATCGCGATCAATACCGACCCCGAGGCCAAGATCTTCGAATTCGCCCATCTGGGCGTGGTGGCCGACGCGCTGACCGTGCTGCCGGCGCTCACCGATGCCTTCGCCCGCCGGTTGTCGGCGCGTGCGATGGCCAGCTGAGAGGACTGACCGATGCCTGCTGAACATTTCGATGCAATCGTCGTCGGGGCCGGGCCCTCCGGCAACGCGGCCGCCTACACCATGGGCAAGGCCGGAATGAACGTGCTGCAGATCGACCGGGGCGAATATCCCGGCTCGAAGAACGTGCAGGGCGCGATCCTCTATGCCGATGCCCTGGAACGCATCATCCCGGATTTCCGCGAGACCGCGCCCCTCGAACGCCATGTGGTCGAACAGCGGTTCTGGATGCTGTCGGAAAACTCCCATACCGGCACCCATCACCGCTCGGACACCTTCAACGAGGAAAAACCCAACCGCTACACCATCCTGCGCGCACAGTTCGACAAGTGGTTCTCGAAACAGGTGCGCGAGGCCGGGGTCACGCTGATCACCGAGACCACGGTGACCGAGCTGGTGAAGAACGAGGCCGGCAAGGTCATCGGCGTGCTGACCGACCGCGAGGGCGGCCCGGTCTATGCCGATGTGGTGGTGCTGGGCGAAGGCGTGAACGGGCTTGTCGGCCAGCGCTCGGGCTTCCGCCCCGAGCTCAAGCCCCAGCATGTGGCGCTGGCGGTCAAGGAAACCCATTTCCTGCCCGAAGAGACCATCCGCGAACGCTTCAATCTCGCCGACGAGGAGGAGGGCGTGGTGATCGAGGTGCTGGGCTCGGTGTCGTCTGGCATGGTCGGGACCGGGTTCCTTTACACCAACAAGGAATCGATCTCGATCGGCGTCGGCTGTCTGGTCGCCGATTTCGCCCGCGAGAAGATCCCGCCCTACGAGCTGCTCGACCGGTTCAAGAACCACCCTTCGGTCAAGCCGCTCCTGAAGGGCGCCGAGATGAAGGAATATGTCGCCCACCTGATCCCCGAGGGCGGCTATGACGCGATCCCGCGGCTGACCGGCGATGGCTGGCTGATCGTGGGCGATGCCGGTCAGTTCCTGAACGCGGTGCACCGCGAGGGCTCGAACCTCGCCATGACCTCGGGCCGGCTGGCGGGCGAAAGCCTGGCCGCGCTCAAGGCGCAGGGCCTGCCCGCCAGCGAGGAGAATCTCAAGCTTTACCGCGACGCGCTCGAAGAGAGCTTCGTGATCAAGGATCTCAGGAAATACCGCAAGATCCCGCGGCTGCTGGAGAAGAACCGGCAGCTCTTCACCACCTACCCCGCGATCCTCAACCGGTCGATGAACGCCTTCCTGCGGGTCGACGGGCGCGACAAGCGGGCCAAGGAAGCCGAGATCCTGAAGGGTCTCAAGACATCGCGCGGCAACTGGCTGAATGTTGCCGTCGACATGCTCAAAGTGGCGAGGGCCTGGAGATGAACGACAAGACCAACGGCACCAAATCCCCACGCATGGAAGAACGGCTTTACCAGAACCGCTATCAGGTGGATGAAGGCCGCCCCCATGTGAAGATCAACCACCAGCCCGGCGGCGACAGCGAAGAGCTGAAGGCGCTGACCAAGATCTGCCCGGCCGGCTGCTACTCGATCAACGAGGAGGGCCAGGTCGAGGTGGCGGCCGATGGCTGCATGGAATGCGGCACCTGCCGGATCGTGTGCCAGGCCACGGGCGAGCTGGAATGGTCTTATCCCCGAGG
The genomic region above belongs to Rhodovulum sulfidophilum DSM 1374 and contains:
- a CDS encoding electron transfer flavoprotein subunit alpha/FixB family protein is translated as MAQAPQPPAGSRAAMQMQLAEKYKDYKHVWVFIEIERGKVHPVSWELMGEGRKLADDLGVDLCALVLGGRDEDTKQAIRQTYHYGADVCYICEDPLLADYRNEPFTQAMTDLVNKYQPEILLLGATPLGRDLAGSVATTLQTGLTADATELKIADDKSLAATRPTFGGTLLCTIHTLNHRPQMATVRPRVMAMPEPDTSRSGRMVWHSLRMQEDDIVTKVLEFVSDAQVEKANLAYADIVVAGGLGLQQPQNLALVQRLAEVLGAEWGVSRPLVQKGWAPAERQIGQTGNTIRPKLYIAAGISGAIQHRVGVEGADLIIAINTDPEAKIFEFAHLGVVADALTVLPALTDAFARRLSARAMAS
- a CDS encoding FAD-dependent oxidoreductase, with amino-acid sequence MPAEHFDAIVVGAGPSGNAAAYTMGKAGMNVLQIDRGEYPGSKNVQGAILYADALERIIPDFRETAPLERHVVEQRFWMLSENSHTGTHHRSDTFNEEKPNRYTILRAQFDKWFSKQVREAGVTLITETTVTELVKNEAGKVIGVLTDREGGPVYADVVVLGEGVNGLVGQRSGFRPELKPQHVALAVKETHFLPEETIRERFNLADEEEGVVIEVLGSVSSGMVGTGFLYTNKESISIGVGCLVADFAREKIPPYELLDRFKNHPSVKPLLKGAEMKEYVAHLIPEGGYDAIPRLTGDGWLIVGDAGQFLNAVHREGSNLAMTSGRLAGESLAALKAQGLPASEENLKLYRDALEESFVIKDLRKYRKIPRLLEKNRQLFTTYPAILNRSMNAFLRVDGRDKRAKEAEILKGLKTSRGNWLNVAVDMLKVARAWR
- a CDS encoding ferredoxin family protein, whose product is MNDKTNGTKSPRMEERLYQNRYQVDEGRPHVKINHQPGGDSEELKALTKICPAGCYSINEEGQVEVAADGCMECGTCRIVCQATGELEWSYPRGGYGVLFKFG